A single region of the Mycobacterium avium subsp. avium genome encodes:
- a CDS encoding alpha/beta fold hydrolase produces MTAVATIVGASARRSMTQRATIEDAYADEDFNTFDGDRALVVTTPDGVPLAVREAGPPDAPLTMVFVHGFCLQMGAFHFQRTRLPEQLGPDVRMVFYDQRGHGRSGEAAPESYTLTQLGRDLQTVLQVVAPRGLVVLVGHSMGGMTVLSHARQFPEQYGRRIVGAALISSAAEGVSRSPLGEILKNPALEAVRVAARSAPKLMHRGRNVSRSLIGPVLRAASFSDLQVSRSLDAFSQRMMNSTPIPTMVGFLDALEHHDETAGLWTLLRVPTLIACGDHDLLTPDEYSRKMAASLPQSELVIVAGASHLALLDKPEAINGGLVRLVRRATPSRAALALRRIGERLWRRG; encoded by the coding sequence GTGACCGCGGTCGCCACCATCGTCGGGGCCTCGGCCCGCCGGTCCATGACCCAGCGGGCCACCATCGAAGACGCTTACGCCGACGAGGATTTCAACACCTTCGACGGTGACCGCGCCCTGGTGGTGACCACGCCCGACGGGGTGCCGCTGGCGGTGCGCGAAGCCGGCCCGCCCGACGCGCCGCTGACCATGGTGTTCGTCCACGGGTTCTGTCTGCAGATGGGCGCCTTCCATTTTCAGCGGACCCGGCTGCCCGAACAGTTGGGACCCGACGTGCGGATGGTCTTCTACGACCAGCGCGGGCACGGCAGATCTGGGGAGGCCGCACCCGAGAGCTACACGCTGACCCAGCTCGGCCGGGACCTGCAAACCGTGCTGCAGGTGGTGGCGCCGCGCGGGCTGGTGGTGCTGGTGGGCCACTCGATGGGCGGCATGACCGTGCTCTCGCACGCGCGCCAGTTCCCCGAGCAGTACGGCCGCCGGATCGTCGGTGCCGCACTTATTTCGTCTGCGGCCGAAGGGGTTTCGCGGTCGCCGCTGGGTGAGATCCTGAAAAACCCTGCGCTGGAGGCGGTTCGGGTTGCCGCCCGGTCGGCGCCGAAGCTGATGCACCGGGGCCGCAACGTGTCCCGCTCGCTGATCGGCCCGGTGTTGCGGGCCGCCTCCTTCAGCGACTTGCAGGTCAGCCGGAGCCTGGACGCGTTCTCCCAGCGGATGATGAACAGCACCCCCATCCCGACCATGGTGGGTTTTTTGGACGCATTGGAACACCACGACGAGACCGCCGGGCTGTGGACGTTGCTGCGGGTCCCCACCCTGATCGCCTGCGGCGACCACGACCTGCTCACCCCGGACGAGTATTCCCGCAAGATGGCGGCCAGCCTGCCGCAGTCCGAGCTCGTCATCGTCGCCGGGGCCAGTCACCTGGCGCTGCTGGACAAGCCGGAGGCCATCAACGGCGGGCTGGTGCGGCTGGTCCGCCGCGCCACCCCGAGCCGGGCCGCACTGGCGCTGCGGCGAATCGGGGAAAGGTTGTGGCGCCGTGGCTGA
- the alr gene encoding alanine racemase: protein MAVTPISLTPGVLAEALVDLGAIEHNVRLLCEQARGAQVMAVVKADGYGHGAVQTARAALAAGAAELGVATVDEALALRAAGISAPVLAWLHPPGIDFRPALLAGVQIGLSSQRQLDELLAAVRDTGRTATVTVKVDTGLNRNGVPPAQYPSMLTALRRAVAEEAIVPRGLMSHMVYADQPANPVNDVQAQRFTDMLAQARAQGVRFEVAHLSNSSATMSRPDLAFDMVRPGIAVYGLSPVPELGDMGLVPAMTVKCTVALVKSIRAGESVSYGHTWTAQRDTNLALLPVGYADGIFRSLGGRLQVSINGRRRPGVGRICMDQFVVDLGPGRPDVAEGDEAILFGPGSNGEPTAQDWADLLGTIHYEVVTSPRGRITRTYREAHTVES, encoded by the coding sequence GTGGCCGTTACGCCGATATCCCTGACCCCGGGCGTCCTCGCCGAGGCGCTGGTCGACCTGGGCGCCATCGAGCACAACGTGCGGCTGCTGTGCGAGCAGGCCCGCGGCGCGCAGGTGATGGCCGTGGTCAAGGCCGACGGCTACGGCCACGGGGCCGTGCAGACGGCGCGTGCCGCGCTGGCCGCCGGGGCCGCCGAGCTGGGCGTGGCCACCGTCGACGAGGCGCTGGCGCTGCGCGCCGCGGGGATCAGCGCGCCGGTGCTGGCCTGGCTGCATCCGCCCGGCATCGACTTCCGGCCCGCGCTGCTGGCCGGCGTGCAGATCGGCCTCTCCTCGCAGCGCCAGCTCGACGAGCTGCTGGCCGCGGTGCGCGACACCGGCCGGACCGCCACGGTCACCGTCAAGGTCGACACCGGGCTGAACCGCAACGGCGTGCCGCCGGCGCAGTACCCGTCGATGCTGACCGCGCTGCGCCGCGCCGTCGCCGAGGAGGCCATCGTGCCGCGCGGCCTGATGTCTCACATGGTGTACGCCGACCAACCCGCCAACCCGGTGAATGACGTTCAGGCGCAACGGTTCACCGACATGCTGGCCCAGGCGCGCGCGCAGGGGGTGCGCTTCGAGGTGGCCCACCTGTCGAATTCGTCGGCCACCATGTCGCGTCCCGACCTGGCCTTCGACATGGTGCGCCCGGGTATCGCGGTGTACGGCCTCAGCCCTGTCCCCGAGCTGGGCGACATGGGCCTGGTGCCCGCGATGACGGTGAAATGTACTGTGGCACTGGTGAAGTCGATACGTGCGGGGGAAAGCGTGTCATACGGACACACCTGGACGGCGCAGCGCGACACCAACCTGGCGCTGCTGCCGGTGGGCTACGCCGACGGCATCTTCCGGTCGCTGGGCGGGCGGCTGCAGGTGTCGATCAACGGCCGGCGGCGGCCGGGCGTCGGCCGGATCTGCATGGACCAGTTCGTCGTCGACCTGGGCCCGGGCCGCCCGGACGTGGCCGAGGGCGACGAGGCGATCCTGTTCGGGCCGGGCAGCAACGGTGAACCCACCGCCCAGGATTGGGCCGATCTGCTCGGCACCATCCACTACGAAGTGGTGACCAGCCCCCGCGGGCGGATCACCAGGACCTACCGCGAGGCGCACACCGTTGAGTCCTGA
- a CDS encoding glutamate decarboxylase produces the protein MPQHPSLPAHAIAPAYTGRLFTAPVPALRMPDESMDPDAAYRFIHDELMLDGSSRLNLATFVTTWMDPEAGRLMAETFDKNMIDKDEYPATAAIEQRCVCMVADLFHAEGLNDADPYSACGVSTIGSSEAVMLGGLAMKWRWRAKTKDWKKRTPNLVMGSNVQVVWEKFCRYFDVEPRYLPMEEGRYVITPEQVVDAVDEDTIGVVAILGTTYTGELEPVADICGALDKLAARGGVDVPVHVDAASGGFVVPFLHPELKWDFRLPRVVSINVSGHKYGLTYPGVAFVVWRSKEYLPDELVFRVNYLGGDMPTFTLNFSRPGNQVVGQYYNFLRLGREGYTKVMQTLSGTARWLGEQLRVSEHCELISDGSAIPVVAFRLAKNRGYTEFDVSHELRTYGWQVPAYTMPDNATDVSVLRIVVREGLSADLARALHDDAVSALTSLDKVKPGGHYDAQHFAH, from the coding sequence GTGCCCCAACATCCTTCGCTGCCCGCGCATGCCATCGCCCCGGCCTACACCGGCCGGCTGTTCACCGCGCCGGTGCCCGCGCTGCGGATGCCCGACGAGTCGATGGATCCCGACGCCGCCTACCGGTTCATCCACGACGAGCTGATGCTCGACGGCAGCTCCCGGCTGAACCTGGCCACCTTCGTCACCACCTGGATGGACCCCGAGGCCGGGCGGTTGATGGCCGAGACGTTCGACAAGAACATGATCGACAAGGACGAATACCCGGCCACCGCGGCCATCGAGCAGCGCTGCGTGTGCATGGTCGCCGACCTGTTCCACGCCGAAGGTCTGAACGACGCCGACCCGTACAGCGCCTGCGGGGTGTCCACCATCGGGTCCAGCGAGGCGGTGATGTTGGGCGGGCTGGCGATGAAGTGGCGGTGGCGCGCCAAGACCAAGGACTGGAAGAAGCGCACCCCGAACCTGGTGATGGGCTCCAACGTCCAGGTGGTCTGGGAGAAGTTCTGCCGCTACTTCGACGTCGAGCCCCGCTACCTGCCGATGGAGGAGGGCCGCTACGTCATCACCCCCGAACAGGTCGTCGACGCCGTCGACGAGGACACCATCGGCGTGGTGGCCATCCTGGGCACCACCTACACCGGCGAGCTGGAACCGGTCGCCGACATCTGCGGCGCGCTGGACAAGCTGGCCGCGCGCGGCGGCGTGGACGTCCCGGTGCACGTCGACGCCGCCAGCGGCGGGTTCGTGGTGCCGTTCCTGCACCCCGAGCTCAAGTGGGACTTCCGGCTGCCCCGGGTGGTGTCGATCAACGTCAGCGGGCACAAGTACGGGCTGACCTATCCCGGCGTCGCCTTCGTGGTGTGGCGCAGCAAGGAGTACCTGCCCGACGAGCTGGTGTTCCGGGTCAACTACCTGGGCGGCGACATGCCGACCTTCACGCTGAACTTCTCCCGCCCCGGCAACCAGGTGGTCGGCCAGTACTACAACTTCCTGCGGCTGGGCCGCGAGGGCTACACCAAGGTGATGCAGACGCTGTCCGGCACGGCGCGCTGGCTGGGCGAGCAGCTGCGGGTCAGCGAGCACTGCGAGCTGATCTCGGACGGGTCGGCGATCCCGGTGGTCGCCTTCCGGCTGGCCAAGAACCGCGGCTACACCGAGTTCGACGTCTCCCACGAGCTGCGCACCTACGGCTGGCAGGTGCCCGCCTACACCATGCCCGACAACGCCACCGACGTCTCGGTGCTGCGCATCGTGGTGCGGGAGGGGCTGTCGGCCGACCTGGCCCGGGCGCTGCACGACGACGCCGTCTCGGCGCTGACCTCGCTGGACAAGGTCAAGCCGGGCGGCCACTACGACGCCCAGCACTTCGCGCACTGA
- a CDS encoding NAD(P)H-hydrate dehydratase, whose protein sequence is MRHYYSVDAIRAAEAPLLASLPDGALMRRAAFGLATEIAAELTARTGGVAGRRVCAVVGSGDNGGDALWAATFLRRRGAAADAILLNPERAHRKGLAAFGKAGGRIVESVSPTTDLVIDGVVGISGSGALRPAAAEVFAAVEDAGIPVVAVDIPSGIDAATGATSGPAVHAVLTVTFGGLKPVHALGDCGRVKLIDIGLDLPQTDVLGFEAADVAARWPVPGPHDDKYTQGVTGVMAGSATYPGAAVLCTGAAVAATSGMVRYAGSAHREVLAHWPEVIASPTPASAGRVQSWVVGPGLGTDDAGAAALWFALETDLPVIVDADGLTMLAAHPELVANRAAPTVLTPHAGEFARLAGSPPGDDRVGATRKLADTLGVTVLLKGNVTVIADPGGPVYLNPAGQSWAATAGSGDVLSGMIGALLASGLPAGEAAAAAAFVHARAAALSAADPGPGEAPTSSSRMVPHIRAALAAL, encoded by the coding sequence ATGCGGCATTACTACAGCGTGGACGCGATCCGTGCGGCCGAGGCGCCGCTGCTGGCCAGCCTGCCCGACGGCGCCCTGATGCGCCGGGCGGCCTTCGGATTGGCCACCGAGATCGCCGCCGAGTTGACCGCCCGCACCGGCGGGGTGGCCGGGCGGCGGGTGTGCGCGGTCGTCGGCTCCGGCGACAACGGCGGTGACGCGCTGTGGGCGGCCACCTTCCTGCGCCGGCGCGGCGCCGCCGCGGACGCCATCCTGCTCAACCCCGAGCGCGCCCACCGCAAGGGCCTGGCCGCGTTCGGAAAGGCCGGTGGTCGCATCGTCGAAAGCGTTTCGCCGACAACGGATCTCGTCATCGACGGGGTGGTGGGCATCTCCGGCTCGGGGGCGCTGCGGCCCGCCGCGGCCGAGGTGTTCGCCGCCGTCGAGGACGCGGGAATTCCGGTGGTGGCCGTCGACATCCCCAGCGGCATCGACGCGGCGACCGGGGCGACAAGCGGCCCCGCCGTGCACGCGGTGCTGACCGTCACCTTCGGCGGGCTCAAACCCGTGCACGCGCTGGGCGACTGCGGACGGGTGAAGCTGATCGACATCGGGCTCGACCTGCCGCAGACCGACGTGCTGGGGTTCGAGGCCGCCGACGTGGCCGCCCGCTGGCCGGTGCCCGGGCCGCACGACGACAAGTACACCCAGGGCGTCACCGGCGTGATGGCCGGCTCGGCCACCTATCCCGGCGCGGCCGTGCTGTGCACCGGCGCGGCCGTCGCGGCCACCTCCGGGATGGTCCGCTACGCCGGCAGCGCCCACCGGGAGGTGCTCGCGCACTGGCCCGAGGTGATCGCGTCGCCCACCCCGGCGTCGGCCGGGCGGGTGCAGTCCTGGGTGGTCGGCCCGGGGCTGGGCACCGACGACGCCGGGGCCGCCGCGCTGTGGTTCGCCCTGGAAACCGACCTGCCGGTGATCGTCGACGCCGACGGGCTGACCATGCTGGCGGCCCACCCCGAGCTGGTGGCCAACCGGGCGGCGCCGACGGTGCTGACCCCGCACGCCGGGGAATTCGCCCGCCTGGCGGGCAGCCCGCCCGGCGACGACCGCGTCGGCGCCACCCGCAAACTGGCCGACACCCTGGGTGTCACCGTGCTGCTGAAGGGCAATGTCACCGTCATCGCCGACCCCGGCGGCCCCGTCTACCTCAACCCGGCCGGCCAATCCTGGGCGGCCACCGCCGGCTCCGGCGACGTGCTGTCCGGGATGATCGGCGCGCTGCTCGCCTCCGGATTACCGGCCGGCGAGGCCGCCGCGGCCGCGGCCTTCGTGCACGCCCGCGCCGCGGCGCTTTCGGCCGCCGACCCCGGCCCCGGCGAGGCGCCCACCTCCTCGTCGCGCATGGTTCCGCACATCCGGGCCGCCCTGGCCGCCCTGTAG
- a CDS encoding rhomboid-like protein has product MGQASVRGRVRGMTRAVWHFVISAPLTYGWLLVLMITTIIQNQLTGRQLHSVLLHRSTNIHELGRDPLDVLFSSLLWIDGKNFEPYLLLFTLFLAPAEHWLGQLRWLTVGLSSHILATYISEGILYFAIEKHDASERLVHARDIGVSYFLVGVMAVLTFHIARPWRWGYLGVLFLIFGFPLLTMDRVELNFTAIGHFTSILIGLCFYPMTRAKGGRQLSPARLRTMLRRRVAPPARPDVDSGR; this is encoded by the coding sequence GTGGGGCAGGCATCGGTTCGGGGGCGAGTGCGCGGCATGACGCGGGCGGTGTGGCACTTCGTCATCAGTGCCCCGCTGACCTACGGCTGGCTGTTGGTGCTGATGATCACCACCATCATCCAGAACCAGCTCACCGGCCGGCAGCTGCATTCGGTACTGCTGCACCGCTCCACCAACATTCACGAGCTGGGCCGGGACCCGCTGGACGTCCTGTTTTCCAGCCTGCTGTGGATCGACGGCAAGAACTTCGAGCCCTACCTGCTGCTGTTCACCCTGTTCCTGGCGCCGGCCGAACACTGGCTCGGTCAGCTGCGCTGGCTCACCGTGGGATTGAGCTCGCACATCCTGGCCACCTACATCAGCGAGGGCATTCTCTACTTCGCCATCGAGAAACACGACGCGTCGGAGCGGCTGGTGCACGCCCGCGACATCGGGGTGAGCTACTTCCTGGTCGGGGTGATGGCGGTGCTGACTTTCCACATCGCCCGGCCGTGGCGGTGGGGCTATCTCGGGGTGCTGTTCCTCATCTTCGGTTTCCCGCTGCTCACCATGGACCGCGTCGAGCTGAACTTCACCGCGATCGGGCATTTCACCTCGATCCTGATCGGCCTGTGCTTCTACCCGATGACCCGCGCCAAGGGCGGGCGGCAGCTCAGCCCGGCGCGGCTGCGCACCATGCTGCGCCGGCGCGTGGCGCCGCCGGCCCGGCCCGACGTCGACTCCGGCCGGTAA
- a CDS encoding DUF4436 domain-containing protein, which yields MRSAGMRYGVVGLVVLVLAAYIGSVVLYAQSGTGRRIDEANPTTDGDRPSATINVEDIQSNNSVLAVNLAFNPGSALLDPKTHHLKEDLSLRVRSSAMPSRHTWTKGMLPGLMAVPLTIAGQIERWPFDQYHSGPLEVEIFYGPDTDRDPDHVPVTFVDHLSGWQLTATRPQADGPYRLHVRRSMSTAAFAIVILGVLIAIASLALFVAIQTTRDRRPFQPPMTTWYAAMLFAVVPLRNALPGSPPFGSWVDITVVIWVLVALAISMVLYIGCWWRHLNPPPAAAPAQPAQPAPATTGG from the coding sequence ATGCGATCGGCCGGCATGAGATACGGCGTCGTTGGCCTGGTGGTGCTCGTCCTGGCCGCATACATCGGCTCGGTCGTGCTGTACGCGCAAAGCGGCACCGGCCGCCGGATCGACGAGGCCAACCCGACGACGGACGGGGACCGGCCGTCGGCGACGATCAACGTCGAAGACATCCAGTCGAACAACAGCGTGCTCGCCGTCAACCTGGCCTTCAATCCCGGGTCGGCGCTGCTGGATCCGAAGACCCACCACCTCAAGGAGGATCTGAGCCTGCGGGTCCGCTCCTCGGCGATGCCGTCCCGGCACACCTGGACCAAGGGCATGCTGCCCGGCCTGATGGCCGTCCCGCTGACCATCGCCGGCCAGATCGAGCGCTGGCCGTTCGACCAATACCACTCGGGCCCGCTGGAAGTCGAGATCTTCTACGGCCCGGACACCGACCGGGACCCCGACCACGTCCCCGTCACCTTCGTCGACCACCTGTCCGGCTGGCAGCTCACCGCGACCCGGCCCCAGGCCGATGGCCCCTACCGGCTGCACGTGCGGCGCTCGATGAGCACCGCGGCGTTCGCCATCGTCATCCTCGGCGTGCTGATCGCGATCGCCAGCCTGGCCCTGTTCGTGGCGATCCAGACCACCCGGGACCGGCGGCCGTTCCAGCCGCCGATGACGACGTGGTACGCGGCGATGCTGTTCGCGGTGGTGCCGCTGCGCAACGCGCTGCCCGGTTCGCCGCCGTTCGGCAGCTGGGTCGACATCACCGTGGTGATCTGGGTGCTGGTCGCGTTGGCGATCTCGATGGTGCTCTACATCGGCTGCTGGTGGCGGCATTTGAACCCGCCGCCGGCCGCCGCGCCGGCCCAGCCGGCCCAGCCGGCCCCCGCGACGACAGGCGGCTGA
- the glmS gene encoding glutamine--fructose-6-phosphate transaminase (isomerizing) → MCGIVGYVGQQPACAVVMAALRRMEYRGYDSSGVALVNGDGTLTVSRRAGRLANLEEAVAQLPPSALTGTTGLGHTRWATHGRPTDRNAHPHRDAAGKIAVVHNGIIENYAGLRHELEADGVEFASDTDTEVAVHLVAQAYRHGPTAGDFAASVLAVLRRLDGHFTLVFANADEPGTIVAARRSTPLVIGIGDGEMFVGSDVAAFIPHTRNAIELGQDQAVVLTADGYRITDFDGNDDLGPGAYREFHIDWDLAAAEKGGYEYFMLKEIAEQPAAVADTLLGHFVDGRIVLDEQRLSDQELREVDKVFVVACGTAYHSGLLAKYAIEHWTRLPVEVELASEFRYRDPVLDRSTLVVAISQSGETADTLEAVRHAKEQKAKVLAICNTNGSQIPRECDAVLYTRAGPEIGVASTKTFLAQITANYLVGLALAQARGTKYPDEVEREYHELEAMPDLVARVLATIKPVAALAQRFAQSPTVLFLGRHVGYPVALEGALKLKELAYMHAEGFAAGELKHGPIALIEDDLPVIVIMPSPKGSAVLHAKLLSNIREIQARGAITIVIAEEGDDTVRPYADHLIEIPSVSTLLQPLLSTIPLQVFAASVAQARGYDVDKPRNLAKSVTVE, encoded by the coding sequence ATGTGCGGAATCGTCGGCTACGTCGGGCAGCAGCCCGCCTGCGCGGTCGTCATGGCCGCGCTGCGCCGCATGGAGTACCGCGGTTACGACTCCTCGGGAGTCGCGTTGGTCAACGGCGACGGCACCCTGACGGTGAGCCGCCGCGCCGGCCGGCTGGCCAACCTCGAGGAGGCGGTGGCGCAGCTGCCGCCGTCGGCGCTGACCGGCACCACCGGCCTGGGCCACACCCGGTGGGCCACCCACGGCCGGCCGACCGACCGCAACGCGCACCCGCACCGCGACGCCGCCGGCAAGATCGCCGTGGTGCACAACGGCATCATCGAGAACTACGCCGGCCTGCGCCACGAGCTGGAGGCCGACGGCGTGGAGTTCGCCAGCGACACCGACACCGAGGTCGCCGTGCACCTGGTGGCGCAGGCCTACCGGCACGGCCCGACGGCCGGCGACTTCGCCGCGTCGGTGCTCGCCGTGCTGCGCCGCCTCGACGGCCACTTCACCCTGGTGTTCGCCAACGCCGACGAACCCGGCACCATCGTCGCCGCCCGCCGCTCCACCCCGCTGGTGATCGGCATCGGCGACGGCGAGATGTTCGTCGGCTCCGACGTGGCGGCGTTCATCCCGCACACTCGCAACGCCATCGAGCTCGGCCAGGACCAGGCCGTGGTGCTCACCGCGGACGGCTACCGCATCACCGATTTCGACGGCAACGACGACCTGGGGCCCGGGGCGTACCGCGAATTCCACATCGACTGGGATCTGGCCGCCGCCGAGAAGGGCGGCTACGAGTACTTCATGCTCAAGGAGATCGCCGAGCAGCCCGCCGCGGTGGCCGACACGCTGCTCGGCCATTTCGTCGACGGCCGCATCGTGCTCGACGAGCAGCGGCTGTCCGATCAGGAACTGCGCGAGGTCGACAAGGTGTTCGTGGTGGCCTGCGGCACCGCCTACCACTCCGGGCTGCTGGCCAAGTACGCGATCGAGCACTGGACGCGGCTGCCGGTGGAAGTGGAGCTGGCCAGCGAATTCCGTTACCGCGACCCGGTTTTGGACCGCAGTACCCTGGTGGTCGCCATCTCGCAGTCCGGCGAGACCGCCGACACCCTGGAGGCGGTGCGGCACGCCAAGGAGCAGAAGGCCAAGGTGCTGGCGATCTGCAACACCAACGGCAGCCAGATCCCGCGCGAATGCGACGCCGTGCTCTACACCCGCGCCGGACCGGAGATCGGCGTCGCCTCCACGAAGACGTTCCTGGCCCAGATCACCGCCAACTACCTGGTCGGCCTGGCGCTGGCGCAGGCCCGCGGCACCAAATACCCCGACGAGGTCGAGCGGGAATACCACGAGCTGGAAGCCATGCCGGACCTGGTGGCGCGGGTGCTGGCGACGATCAAACCGGTGGCCGCGCTGGCCCAGCGGTTCGCCCAGTCGCCGACCGTGCTGTTCCTGGGCCGCCACGTCGGCTACCCGGTGGCGCTGGAAGGCGCGCTCAAACTCAAGGAACTGGCCTACATGCACGCCGAGGGATTCGCCGCCGGCGAGCTCAAGCACGGGCCCATCGCGCTGATCGAGGACGACCTGCCGGTCATCGTCATCATGCCGTCGCCCAAAGGGTCGGCCGTGCTGCACGCCAAGCTGCTGTCCAACATCCGCGAAATCCAGGCCCGCGGCGCGATCACCATCGTGATCGCTGAGGAGGGCGACGACACGGTGCGGCCGTACGCCGATCACCTGATCGAAATCCCCTCGGTGTCAACGCTTCTGCAGCCGCTGCTGTCGACCATCCCGCTGCAGGTGTTCGCTGCGTCGGTGGCCCAGGCCCGCGGCTACGACGTGGACAAGCCGCGGAACCTGGCCAAGTCCGTCACGGTGGAATAG
- a CDS encoding Rv1535 family protein, with amino-acid sequence MTAIRCDDVVTATRVPAARAARPPRPAPADSGNPLMDMTTRLLAIPLHQLYAVLWRVGIIEVRA; translated from the coding sequence ATGACCGCAATTCGGTGCGACGATGTGGTGACCGCCACCCGGGTGCCGGCGGCCCGGGCGGCCCGCCCGCCGCGGCCCGCGCCGGCGGACTCGGGCAACCCGTTGATGGACATGACCACCCGCCTGCTGGCCATCCCGCTGCACCAGTTGTACGCGGTGCTGTGGCGGGTGGGGATCATCGAGGTCAGGGCCTGA